A single window of Nitrospirota bacterium DNA harbors:
- a CDS encoding tetratricopeptide repeat protein, with amino-acid sequence MKWKIFLLIAVISTAVYANSFHNSFHFDDQHYIVENPYIQDLSNIPSFFLSPQHSSFEKVFTSHYRPLLVTSYAVNYAIGGLNPAGYHIVNLLFHTGSAFLLYLILQAVLLKNSQPEIVSGSLVKEFPNQLRDDRNSSFVLSIAAALVFSVHPFNSEVVNYITARSSVMCSFFYLLSFYLWIKFRAESFEHKSGGISRFSYYIASIPAFILAMLTKEIAITLPVVLFIYDFYFKERLTGSNMHNSSFFIRLHPARFIAYLPHIFLIIIPYLIYRISVYGYIAGSGSRSYLTNLMAQPKVLLKYIQLLFVPAGLTIEHDIGMSGSVYDVWVILSWVSILIILCAAYLLFKRGNEWKLLSFFILWFFITLLPTTLIPLNAVLQENRGYIGGIVLAVFAGVLISRFKRKIWLPALTVLIMVFSIITVQRNLVWSNDLSLWNDAVGKSPLSARAHDNLGLAWMGMKKYDRALEEFDKTLKINPQYYLAWYNTGVAYQFQGDLEKAKHAYEESLRINPVYFRSWYNVGIVYKRLGDLDLSVKAYDKAIALDPRHPFVYNNLGVALIEKGDYKRAEGVLKTAVSINPGYEKAYYNLGNIYFRDKDYPKAVEAYMAAVRIRPDYKEANEMLKEAIERK; translated from the coding sequence TTTTTACAAGTCACTACAGGCCCCTCCTTGTCACATCATATGCCGTAAATTATGCAATAGGCGGACTCAATCCAGCAGGCTATCACATAGTAAATCTGTTGTTCCATACAGGGTCGGCTTTTTTGCTGTATCTCATACTTCAGGCAGTGTTACTAAAAAACAGTCAACCTGAAATTGTTTCCGGGTCTCTTGTGAAGGAGTTCCCGAATCAACTTCGGGATGACAGGAATTCTTCATTTGTGCTTTCCATCGCTGCCGCGCTCGTATTCTCTGTCCATCCCTTTAATTCTGAAGTTGTTAACTACATCACAGCACGATCAAGCGTCATGTGTTCGTTTTTCTATCTCCTGTCATTCTATCTATGGATAAAGTTCCGGGCGGAATCCTTTGAACATAAGTCCGGCGGGATATCGAGGTTCTCATATTACATTGCCTCTATCCCTGCATTCATCCTTGCCATGCTGACCAAGGAGATCGCCATTACCCTTCCTGTAGTTTTATTTATATATGACTTCTATTTCAAAGAACGACTGACCGGCAGTAACATGCATAATTCTTCATTCTTCATCCGCCTTCATCCTGCCCGCTTCATTGCTTATTTGCCGCATATCTTCTTGATAATTATTCCCTATCTCATTTATCGCATATCAGTCTACGGATACATCGCCGGCAGCGGTTCACGAAGTTATCTTACAAACCTTATGGCTCAGCCAAAGGTGCTGCTGAAATACATCCAGCTCTTGTTTGTACCAGCGGGGCTTACTATTGAACATGACATAGGGATGTCCGGCTCTGTTTACGATGTTTGGGTGATATTATCATGGGTTTCCATACTGATAATATTATGTGCAGCGTATCTCTTGTTCAAGCGGGGGAATGAGTGGAAATTATTGTCATTCTTCATCCTCTGGTTTTTCATAACGCTCCTGCCGACTACTTTAATCCCGCTTAATGCTGTATTGCAGGAAAACAGGGGTTATATCGGCGGGATTGTTCTTGCCGTATTCGCGGGTGTATTGATAAGCCGGTTTAAGAGAAAAATATGGCTGCCTGCACTGACAGTCCTGATTATGGTGTTTTCAATTATAACTGTTCAACGAAATTTAGTTTGGAGTAATGACCTCTCCCTGTGGAACGACGCTGTTGGAAAGTCGCCGTTGTCTGCCAGGGCCCATGACAATCTGGGGCTTGCCTGGATGGGGATGAAAAAATATGACAGGGCGCTTGAAGAATTCGATAAAACGCTTAAGATAAATCCTCAATACTATCTTGCCTGGTATAATACAGGAGTAGCATATCAGTTTCAGGGTGATTTAGAGAAGGCAAAGCATGCGTATGAGGAGAGTCTCAGAATAAATCCTGTATATTTTCGTTCCTGGTACAATGTCGGGATTGTATACAAAAGACTTGGTGATCTGGACCTGTCTGTGAAAGCTTATGATAAAGCAATTGCATTGGATCCGCGTCATCCATTTGTATATAACAACCTTGGCGTTGCCCTGATTGAAAAAGGGGATTATAAGAGGGCGGAGGGTGTGTTGAAGACGGCTGTTTCAATTAATCCAGGCTATGAGAAGGCATACTATAATCTTGGTAATATATATTTCAGGGATAAGGATTATCCCAAGGCGGTCGAGGCGTACATGGCGGCTGTCAGAATAAGGCCTGATTATAAAGAGGCGAATGAGATGTTGAAAGAGGCTATTGAGAGGAAGTAG